Proteins from a genomic interval of Heteronotia binoei isolate CCM8104 ecotype False Entrance Well chromosome 7, APGP_CSIRO_Hbin_v1, whole genome shotgun sequence:
- the TRIM55 gene encoding tripartite motif-containing protein 55 isoform X4, with protein sequence MCEEHEDEKINIYCLSCEVPTCSMCKVFGAHKDCQVAPLTNVFQRQKSELSDGIAVLVGSNDRIQGIVSQLEESCRTVEECCKRQKEQLCEKFDYLYAILEEKKSEMTQIITRSQEEKLEHVRSLIKKHADHLEAVSKLVESGIQFMEEPEMAVFLQNAKALLQKITEASKAFQMEKIESGYENMSHFTVSLNREEKIIQEIDFYREEEEDEEEDVVEGKEFDEIHTESSGEEDEVSELPSQQPQGDIPPKNTSAVPQNNSAPSLPPPAPDAVTTAPNQGEVVLITAQQPAEPGADTRSSGDPTDPLFYPSWYKVQPRQTSSSNMVPVNETSNSNSVPVAENRQVGPSVPVEVNVKKTETATANGSPVVSGKEENTPTATSQGLAFCISVLAFLIILHHLWSQIQYMIFTLMGRNCFVISLTNSTNHSSGDA encoded by the exons ATGTGTGAAGAACATGAAGATGAGAAAATTAATATTTATTGCCTGAGTTGTGAAGTGCCCACATGTTCAATGTGCAAAGTTTTTGGTGCTCATAAAGATTGCCAGGTTGCGCCTCTCACAAATGTTTTCCAAAGACAAAAG TCTGAGCTCAGTGATGGTATTGCAGTATTAGTGGGAAGTAATGACAGAATACAAGGAATTGTAAGTCAGTTGGAAGAAAGCTGCAGAACAGTGGAG GAATGCTGCAAAAGGCAGAAGGAACAATTGTGTGAAAAATTTGATTATTTGTACGCCATactagaagaaaaaaaaagtgagatGACACAAATAATCACTCGGAGTCAAGAGGAGAAATTGGAACATGTCCGGTCTCTGATTAAAAAGCATGCAGACCATTTGGAGGCTGTGTCTAAACTGGTGGAATCAGGAATCCAGTTCATGGAAGAACCAGAGATGGCTGTATTTTTACAG AATGCCAAAGCATTGCTACAAAA AATTACTGAAGCCTCTAAAGCATTTCAGATGGAAAAAATAGAGTCTGGCTATGAAAACATGAGCCATTTCACAGTCAGCCTCAACAGAGAAGAAAAGATAATACAAGAAATTGATTTTTACAGAG aggaagaagaagatgaggaagagGATGTGGTTGAAGGTAAAGAATTTGATGAAATCCACACAGAATCATCTGGTGAGGAGGATGAAGTATCTGAACTGCCATCTCAGCAGCCCCAAGGGGATATTCCACCAAAGAACACATCAGCTGTACCTCAGAATAACTCAGCACCATCACTACCACCTCCAGCACCAGATGCTGTCACCACTGCACCTAATCAA GGTGAAGTTGTGCTGATTACTGCTCAACAGCCTGCTGAACCAGGAGCTGATACACGATCAAGTGGAGACCCAACCGATCCTTTGTTTTATCCTAGCTGGTATAAGGTTCAGCCTCGACAAACAAGCAGTTCAAATATGGTCCCAGTGAATGAAACAAGCAATTCAAATTCAGTCCCAGTGGCCGAAAACAGGCAGGTAGGGCCTTCTGTTCCTGTAGAAGTGAAtgtaaagaagacagagacagccACAGCAAATGGGAGTCCTGTTGTGAGTGGTAAGGAAGAAAATACACCCACAGCTACTTCGCAG GGGTTAGCATTCTGCATATCAGTTTTGGCTTTTCTTATCATTCTGCACCATCTCTGGAGTCAGATTCAATACATGATTTTTACTTTAATGGGTAGGAACTGTTTTGTTATATCCTTAACTAACAGCACAAATCATTCCTCTGGTGATGCTTGA